Proteins encoded in a region of the Variovorax sp. PAMC 28711 genome:
- a CDS encoding LacI family DNA-binding transcriptional regulator, translating into MNKKTPAPTTRNASRRPAAVASVQEVARQAGVSPATVSRAFNSPHQLNQDTLKRVTAAAQALRYQPNGVARSLRRSRSMAIGAVIPSFRHGYFGSMVEGLQVGCRNAGYSLLIATSDYDEKKELDAVHAMVRQGVDGLVLVGVQRDPELAVLLEQSGLPCIVTWSYSPDVACIGFDHQKAMDNATRHLLDLRHERFAVIMAFLRVSDRERDRLAGIEGALAARGLPLPADRIVFAGGSGLQDGRNAMRAVLQQHPDTTAVICANDLLAAGALMECRTQGIAVPERMSITGYSDLEVAAAMDPGITTVSTPSEKLGLLAAEWLARKLAGETVMERCELETQLIIRGSTGPAASTARTGTP; encoded by the coding sequence ATGAACAAGAAGACCCCCGCTCCAACAACGCGCAACGCCAGTCGCCGCCCCGCCGCAGTGGCCTCGGTGCAGGAAGTCGCGCGCCAGGCGGGGGTGTCGCCGGCGACGGTATCGCGCGCGTTCAATTCGCCGCACCAGCTGAACCAGGACACGCTCAAGCGCGTGACCGCCGCCGCGCAGGCGCTGCGCTACCAGCCGAACGGCGTGGCGCGCTCGTTGCGACGCAGCCGGAGCATGGCCATCGGCGCGGTCATCCCGTCGTTCCGGCACGGCTACTTCGGCAGCATGGTGGAAGGCTTGCAGGTGGGCTGCCGCAATGCCGGCTATTCGCTGCTGATCGCCACGTCGGACTACGACGAGAAGAAAGAGCTCGACGCGGTGCACGCCATGGTCCGGCAAGGCGTCGACGGGCTGGTGCTGGTCGGCGTGCAGCGCGACCCCGAGCTGGCGGTGTTGCTCGAACAGAGCGGCCTGCCCTGCATCGTGACCTGGTCGTACAGCCCCGACGTCGCCTGCATCGGCTTCGACCACCAGAAGGCGATGGACAACGCGACGCGGCATCTGCTGGACCTGCGGCACGAGCGCTTCGCGGTGATCATGGCCTTCTTGCGCGTCAGCGACCGCGAGCGCGACCGCCTCGCCGGCATCGAGGGCGCGCTCGCAGCACGAGGCCTGCCGCTGCCTGCCGATCGCATCGTGTTCGCGGGCGGCAGCGGCCTGCAGGATGGCCGCAATGCCATGCGTGCCGTGCTGCAGCAGCATCCCGACACGACCGCCGTGATCTGCGCCAACGACTTGCTTGCAGCCGGCGCACTCATGGAATGCCGCACGCAGGGCATCGCGGTGCCCGAGCGAATGTCCATCACCGGCTACAGCGACCTCGAAGTCGCGGCAGCGATGGACCCGGGCATCACCACGGTGAGCACGCCGTCCGAAAAGCTCGGCCTCCTGGCGGCCGAATGGCTGGCCCGCAAGCTCGCGGGCGAGACCGTGATGGAACGCTGCGAACTCGAGACCCAACTCATCATCCGCGGCAGCACCGGGCCCGCCGCATCAACTGCACGAACAGGCACACCATGA
- a CDS encoding EamA family transporter, translated as MPTAGAGPLAFGSRDLVAALGVVVIWGLNFVAMKFSLRDFTPFQLGAARYVFAALPLVLLVKRPQLPMRWLVYYGLAQGVGQFGLLFVALQAGMTAALASVVMQTQLFFTTLLGVVLLHERIGGPLRIGLALAAIGLGCFALNFVGGGAAGGTTLLGLLLNLCAAAMWGVSNIITRKAQQSHPHYDALGFVVWSSLVPILPFVAMSLLFDPVAVRWQWLHASVGAWLGAAYLGWVATILAYAMWTGLFKRHPANRVAPFSLGVPVVGLAAGMGLLGETITAWQWAGIAFVVAALAAVMFGGRLSNTNFFIRRSM; from the coding sequence GTGCCGACCGCAGGCGCGGGCCCGCTCGCTTTCGGCAGCCGCGACCTCGTCGCTGCGCTGGGCGTGGTCGTCATCTGGGGCCTCAACTTCGTGGCAATGAAGTTCTCGCTGCGCGACTTCACGCCGTTCCAGCTGGGCGCCGCGCGCTACGTCTTCGCGGCGTTGCCGCTGGTGCTGCTGGTCAAGCGCCCCCAGTTGCCGATGCGCTGGCTCGTCTACTACGGGTTGGCGCAAGGCGTGGGTCAGTTCGGCCTGCTGTTCGTGGCGCTGCAGGCCGGCATGACGGCCGCGCTGGCGTCGGTCGTGATGCAGACGCAGCTGTTCTTCACCACGCTGCTCGGCGTGGTGCTGCTGCACGAGCGCATCGGCGGGCCGCTGCGCATCGGACTGGCGCTGGCCGCCATCGGATTGGGCTGCTTCGCGCTCAACTTCGTCGGTGGTGGCGCGGCCGGTGGCACCACCCTGCTCGGCCTGCTGCTGAATCTGTGCGCTGCCGCGATGTGGGGTGTCTCGAACATCATCACGCGCAAGGCGCAACAGTCGCACCCGCACTACGACGCGCTCGGCTTCGTGGTGTGGAGCAGCCTGGTGCCCATCCTGCCCTTCGTGGCGATGAGCCTGCTGTTCGATCCGGTCGCGGTGCGCTGGCAGTGGCTGCACGCGAGCGTCGGCGCGTGGCTGGGCGCGGCGTATCTGGGCTGGGTCGCCACGATCCTCGCCTACGCGATGTGGACCGGACTTTTCAAGCGCCACCCGGCAAATCGCGTCGCGCCCTTCAGCCTGGGCGTGCCGGTGGTCGGCCTCGCGGCCGGCATGGGCCTGCTGGGCGAAACCATCACCGCGTGGCAGTGGGCCGGCATCGCCTTCGTGGTCGCCGCGCTGGCCGCGGTGATGTTCGGCGGCCGCCTTTCCAACACGAATTTCTTTATCCGGAGATCGATGTGA
- a CDS encoding alpha/beta hydrolase: MNSIDTEDFITPRYDVAIESDVRYGEAVVDFGTTPRTRPLLLDIYRPVGAPDVARPALVLAFGGAFHRGSRQTDIVQEDGHENTPISGYCHEFARRGYVCFSIDYRLTPEDPQPGTTPLLLNPMGISRDRIDFVRRIMGLPPSTPVMIANAIEAAIDDMGTAIDWVHANAQALGVAPDRIAAGGFSAGAMMALAAAYGQKSPAAAVVALSGAMGIAEMHKYIVAADAPPAILFRGANDLPGMGPINDALHLHMQTLGVDHESYIVDDGSHFYPACASITPVAGTHHASVEDAIARFLATRMVAAPGIAA, from the coding sequence ATGAATTCAATCGACACCGAAGACTTCATCACCCCGCGTTACGACGTGGCAATCGAAAGCGACGTGCGCTACGGCGAAGCGGTCGTGGACTTTGGCACGACACCGCGCACGCGGCCACTGCTGCTCGACATCTACCGTCCCGTCGGTGCACCGGACGTGGCCAGGCCCGCGCTCGTGCTGGCGTTTGGCGGTGCGTTCCACCGCGGCTCGCGGCAGACCGACATCGTTCAGGAAGACGGTCACGAGAACACGCCGATCTCGGGTTACTGCCACGAGTTCGCGCGACGTGGCTATGTGTGCTTTTCCATCGACTACCGACTCACGCCTGAAGACCCGCAACCCGGCACCACGCCGCTCTTGCTGAACCCGATGGGCATCAGCCGCGACCGGATCGATTTCGTGCGCCGAATCATGGGCTTGCCGCCCTCGACGCCCGTGATGATCGCCAACGCGATCGAAGCGGCCATCGACGACATGGGGACGGCCATCGACTGGGTGCACGCCAACGCGCAGGCATTGGGCGTGGCGCCGGACCGCATCGCCGCGGGCGGCTTCTCGGCCGGCGCCATGATGGCGCTCGCAGCCGCCTACGGCCAGAAGAGCCCAGCGGCGGCCGTGGTCGCGCTGTCGGGTGCGATGGGCATCGCCGAGATGCACAAGTACATCGTCGCCGCGGACGCGCCGCCGGCCATCCTGTTCCGCGGCGCGAACGATTTGCCCGGCATGGGCCCGATCAACGACGCGCTGCATCTGCACATGCAGACCCTCGGCGTCGACCACGAGAGCTACATCGTCGACGACGGCTCTCACTTCTATCCGGCCTGCGCATCGATCACTCCCGTCGCAGGCACGCACCATGCGAGCGTCGAGGATGCGATCGCGCGCTTCCTCGCCACGCGCATGGTCGCGGCTCCAGGAATCGCTGCGTGA